One stretch of Gopherus flavomarginatus isolate rGopFla2 chromosome 2, rGopFla2.mat.asm, whole genome shotgun sequence DNA includes these proteins:
- the FBXO15 gene encoding F-box only protein 15 isoform X2, with protein sequence MPSEILLKIFSYLDAVSLLCIGCVNKRFYHLANDNVIWFKIYSSFFPPKRTNWKTNSVERTAVLLSHATIQDRESGYWKNEYIMKQTATGKTRIMQLLKPINPSTGLPLKTKEAIKTYRLRWVIVLKDRNGKEHVMEQVDISYNDTSITIFWYGTNWPCLDTLSTLELCGVTPLLLDQCKVPTKNGPRRRSLIAEFNLTNLTKVTTMIGSDMLVQLFRLNPGLLMGLWKKGNGIAFVMASLHHHQLIERSTLGSATKQYILPPHKPILDDVDPEYGLHGYQLHIDMHSGGHTYMCGTFRNLFCRKDYIRNGYLRLTVISLKNNSQHLPLAGKVGIFWRTDVFEGNVQNCYMMDVTLLDETEKPFWCFSAPVYMKLSSRASCLYDYMGHNYDLNYMDSEGKVHVELVWIEESKEYYIVNLVLYLSTEKVNRWFGTKY encoded by the exons TGTGATCTGGTTCAAAATTTACTCCAGTTTTTTTCCACCTAAAAGAACAAATTGGAAAACTAACTCTGTTGAAAGAACAGCTGTCTTACTAAGCCATGCTACAATTCAGGACAGAGAATCAGGATATTGGAAGAATGAATATATCATGAAACAAACAGCAACTGGCAAAACTAGAATAATGCAGCTTCTGAAACCTATAAACCCTTCCACTGGCCTTCCACTTAAAACCAAAGAAGCTATCAA AACATATCGTTTGAGATGGGTGATTGTACTGAAGGACAGAAACGGAAAGGAACATGTAATGGAGCAAGTGGACATCTCTTATAATGACACATCTATTACTATATTTTGGTATGGTACAAACTGGCCATGTTTAGACACCTTATCAACTCTGGAATTATGTGGCGTGACACCATTGCTTCTTGACCAATGTAAAGTTCCCACCAAGAATGG ACCTCGGCGACGTTCCTTAATTGCTGAATTCAACCTTACTAACCTCACTAAAGTGACAACAATGATTGGCTCTGACATGCTTGTGCAACTTTTCCGtttgaacccaggactcctgatgGGTCTCTGGAAG AAAGGAAATGGAATTGCTTTTGTTATGGCGAGTCTTCATCATCATCAACTTATTGAGAGAAGCACTTTGGGCTCTGCCACTAA ACAATATATCCTGCCCCCTCATAAACCTATACTGGATGATGTTGACCCAGAATATGGACTGCATGGCTACCAACTACATATTGATATGCACAGCGGAGGACATACTTACATGTGTGGTACATTTCGCAatctgttctgcagaaaag ATTACATTCGAAATGGATACTTGAGGCTTACAGTtataagtttaaaaaataattcacaaCATTTGCCTCTTGCTGGGAAAGTTGGCATCTTCTGGAGAACTGATGTGTTTGAAGGCAATGTACAG AACTGTTACATGATGGATGTGACCCTCTTGGATGAAACTGAAAAACCCTTCTGGTGTTTCAGTGCCCCAGTCTACATGAAACTTTCTTCCAGGGCATCCTGCCTTTATGACTATATGGGTCACAACTATGACTTAAACTATATGGATTCAGAGGGTAAAGTCCACGTTGAGCTGGTTTGGATAGAAGAATCCAAGGAATACTATATAGTCAATCTAGTTCTTTATCTAAGCACTGAAAAAGTTAACCGCTGGTTTGGAACAAAATACTGA